A region of the Candidatus Acidiferrales bacterium genome:
AATCTGATTGAACTGCTCCTCTTCTTGAACCTGCGTGGTGATGGAAAAATTATCGGGAGCGGTGTAAGCCACCTTGCGGCGGCGGCGCAGGACTTCGCGAGCCTCGTCGACGGCTTGATCCACCTTTCCGTGGCGAGCGAGGATGCGGAAGCCATTATCCTCCGCGGAGGGGAACATCTCCTTGAAGGTGTAATAGGGAATGACCACGCGAACATCCTGATCGTTCATGCCGAAGCCGCCGGGCGGCTTTATGAAAACGCCAATCACACGAAAATCCGAGCCATCGAGCTCGATCAGTTTGCCGACGGCGTCTTCTGCGGTGGGAAAAAGAGCCGTAGCGATGTTTTCGCCGAGGACAACGACTTTTTCACGGTGATCGTTTTCCGATTCGGTGAAGAAGCGTCCGGCACGCAGGGAAGCATTGCCATAGACGTCCATATACGCCGGAAATGTCCCGCGAAAATCCATGTTCTGGACCTGATTCTTGCCGTAGCGAGCAGTATGCGCCTGATGCCAGTTGAAAAGAGAAATGGCGATCTGCTGGACCGAAGGGCAAGACTCAAGGATGGCCTGGCCATCGCCGAGCGTGAGAGGAGGACGCTCGCGCACCTGCTTCGATGGCCGGCCGACTTGCGGGCCCTGATCGAAGCGATCGATATAGGCGGTATCGGCGCCGTATCCCTCGATTGTCTCGTTGATTGTGGCCTTGAAACCGCTAATCAGCGCTGAAACGATGATGATTACCCCCACGCCGATGACGACGCCTAGGACGGCAAGAATGCTGCGCGTCTTGTGGCTGCGCAGCGTATCGAAGGCCAGAGCCAGATTTTCGCGAAGGTCCTGTTTCATTGGACGCTCAAGTTAAGCCTCAGCGCGCAACGCCTCGATGGGATCGAGACGCGACGCGCGGACAGCAGGATAGATTCCGAAAAATAAACCCACACCGGTGGAGAGCGCCAGCGCAATCAGTACGGCCTGAAGTGGCGTGGAAATGGGCAAGGGTGAAAGTGCGCGCACGAGCATGGCGATCCCCAGCGCGAGCAAAACACCGAGTAGTCCGCCAGTCGCAGACAGGATGGATGATTCCATCAAGAATTGCAGCACAATGTGGCGGCGCCGGGCGCCGAGAGATTTGCGCAAACCGATTTCGCGCGTGCGCTCCGTGACGCTGGCGAGCATGATGTTCATAATCACGATGCCACCGACCACGAGGAAAACGCTTGTCAGCCAGACGGCGATTCCAAAAATGTTTCCGGTCAGGCTCTTCCACAAGTCCGTGATGGAAGAAGGCTCGATGATGCCGAAATTGTCCGGATCCTGGACGCGCACATGCCGGCGGGCACGCAAAAGCACGCGCGCTTCGTCTTCGGCAGCGGGCATCGCGTCGGTGGTGATAGCTTCGACAAAAAATGTGACGGAATCGTCGGCGGCCATGAAAACGTTGCGGTAGGTCGTAAGCGGCAGCATCACAAAGCTATCCTGCGTCTGGCCCAGGAGCGTCCCGAGCGGCTTGGCTGTCCCGATCACCTGGCATTGCTGCGAGCCCACGCGCAGTTCGCGGCCAAGCGGGTCAACACCGGGGAAAAGATGCGTGACCAGGTCATTTCCGATGAAGCAGACGGGCGTGCGATGGTCCTCATCGGCTTGGGTGAAGAACCGGCCGCTGGCGATGTCAAAATCGCGAACCTCGGCGAATTCTGGCGTCGCGCCAATGACGGTGACGTCTTCCATCAGTTGTTCATTGCGATGCACATCCTGGATGGTGTTTTCTTCCGCGGCAACTCTGCGTGCGTATTGCAAATTATCTTTGAGCGCATTGTAGTCCTCCATGCGGAGAGGAGGGCGCTTATTGGCCTTCAGGAAGTCGTCGTAGTTGGTGATGATTCCGATGCGGTCAACGACAAAGGCGTTCGAGCCCAGATTGGCGATCTTGGTGGCGACGTAGAGGTTGAGTCCGTTGAGGACGCTCATAACCGAAACGAGCGTCGTGACGGCGAGAATCACGCCCAAGAGCGTCAGGAAGGTCCGCAGCTTGTGCGCGCGCAGCGTATCGAAGGCGAGATTCGTCGCCTCGCGCAGAGATATCGCCGCCTGACTCCAGCCGAGCTTCAGTTTTGAATTGTCCGGCATCCAACCATTATAACGTTTCAGGGAAGGTAAAAGTTCGTCTGAGAGGAGATTTATTTGAGGCCGTGACGCTCTGGCCATCAACCCGTCATGGATCTGATTGGCAGATTCTCGAATTGGATACAATGACTTTGAACGAAGAGATTGAAGAACAGAAGAACATAAGGAAGAACGACCTAATCCTCTTCCACCTAGACATGACGTAAGACGTTTGCACGAGGATGCCAAGAAAAGAATCGATGGGACGTTTGCCCCAATACCGGCTCGCGTTAAGCGCGACGATTCTGACGTCGTGCGCTTTGGCCGTAGCGCAACCGAGATCCGCCATACGCAACATGCCTGCGGCCATCGAGCAATCAGCGGAAACGCCCGATCAAACCCCGCTCTCTGACGCCCAGATTCACGACCTTCTTGCACGGGTTGGGCGCAGTCAACACCGCGACGACCAGGCCCTGGACACATTCGAACGCATGGAGCACGTCGTAGCGCGCAATGGCGGCGCGAATGGGCCGGTCGTGAGCGATAAGACTTTTCGTTTGGTGCCGACGGGCAGCGGCAACCTAAGGCTCCTCGTGCGCCAGGATGGGCAGCCAGTGACGGCGGACGTCTATCGGCGGCAATTGCGCGACTGGGAAAACATCCTTGAAATCGCCATCAATCCCAACGATCCGCGGGAAGCCAGTTCTATGGCAAAACAGCAGCGTAAATGGAAAGATCGCGCGAGACTCATCGACGCTGTTCCCAGCGTTTTTGTCATTCACTGGCAAGCGCGCGAAGACCGCGGCGGCCGCATTCTCGACCAACTGCTTTTCGAGCCCAATCCCAATTATCAGCCGCGCGGCGATTCAACCGATTGGCTGGCTCATGCGCGCGCCACGGTGTGGATTGATGCGCACGCGGCACAGATCGCGCGCGTGGACGCCTACGTCATTCGCGATATTTCCATTGGCGGGGGAATCCTCGGCAAGGTGTATCACGGCACGCATTTCATGATGGAGCAAGCGGCGGTCGCGGAGGGCATCTGGGAGCCCACGAGCCTCCAGTACGACATCATGGGGAGAAAATTCCTATTCGCGTTTGAGTTGCACCAACTCACGACGACCGGCCGATATCGCCTCATCGGCGCCCCTGACAAAGCTCTCGATGTAGCACGGGACGATTTAGCGCGCTGTTGCGAGATTCCGGCGGATCCGTGAAGCTGCGGGCGGTCGAAACTTACCTCGCAAACTTTTTGCGCGCTTCGCTATAAATTGTGGCAAAGAAGCCCGGTGGATTCTGTTCGGCATATGCCGCGTCCGGATCGTAGCTTTCCAGGCCACGGATGATTTCATTGGCGGGCAAGCGGCGAAGCAGATAAACGTAGGGACGATCGTTCGCAGCCGCGACATATTGTTCCGTCTGCACTTGATAGAATTCATTCTGGTAACGGATGGTGAGCGGATATTTCCAGTGCGACTTGGGCTGCGAAGAAGAGATCTTCAAGTCAGACCTCCCCTCACCGAGCATAACTTCGTCTTTGACGCGATGTCGCGCCTTCCACTCGCCATATTTGGCGTAGCGAATGACGCGATCGAGAAGCCGCAAAGGCAATGTGCCCGGAGTTTCGAAGTTGGCGCGAGCGTTGAGCGTACGCAGAATGCCTTCGATCGCGAGATACCAGAGAATCCAAGTGAGCGGGTGCAAAGCGATCAGGAAAAACGTGAGCGAGCCGGTTACACCAGTGTCGGCATGCAAGTCCGGATGCGTCACCAGGGATGCGTGAATGGCTTGGCGAACCCAGTGGTCCACGGAATAGAAATACCAGGCGATGTACCCCCCGACCATAAGGATGGTCTGCACAAGCCCGGAGATAATCCCAGCGCGATGCCAGTCGATAGAGTCGGCAAAGGCTGAATGGCGGCGCCAATCAAGCGGAAGAAGAACCAGGATCGGTGCCGGAAGATTGGTGCGCACGCGTTCCTCTGTTCCAAACAATAGGAGAATTGACCCCCTGCAGCAAGCGCCGCGTCGCAACTGGCAACCAAAGTGGCAATCACTAGCCGAAGGTCTGAGTGACCAGAAATTGCTGGTCGAGAAGCCCTGCAAAAGAGACGATGCCCTTTACTGCATCCCCGAGACAAGAGTAGTCTAGGCGCATATTTCTTCGGACTGTTCGGCTTCGAGGAGGCGCTATGTACGCGCGTCTGACGCAATACCACGTCGTCCCCGAAAGACTTAAGCACTTCCAGGCTTCCTTCCAGACGGCCGTCTCGCATGCGCGCGAACAGCGAGGCTATCGCGCACTCATAGCACTGCGCGGCGACGCCAGCGCAACCTCAGTCGAAGTTCGCATTATCTCCATCTGGAACTCCATCGAAGACCTTCAGGCAGTCGAGCAGAATTTCTATTTCTATCAGGCGCTGGCCAAGGTGATGGCTTCCTCGAAGGGATTTCCGCTGATTGAAGGACAGGAGGTCCTCGCGGCGGACTTTGGAGGCCAACCCGGCACCCGCAACGATCCCAGCATGTCCTCCGAAGAAACACAATTCTAAGAACGCCAGGCACAAGCCTTCGCACTTGTGCCGTCCTTGACCATCCTGCGCGCGGCCAGTAAGCTAGACGTTTCCCGAGAGTGCGGCGAGGGGCACAGGTGAGGTGTAGGCTCCCAGCCGCGGATGCATCACGGATTAACGATGGCAACCCTGCAAATCACGCTGCCCGACGGAGCAAAGCGCGAAGTCTCAAGCGGCACCACGCCCGCGGAAATCGCGCGGCAAATCTCGCCACGACTGGAAAAAGAGGCGCTCGTTGCGCGCGTCGACGGACAACTGTGGGACTTGTCACGCCCGCTCGAAGAAAGCACTTCGCTCGCGATTCTGACTCCCAAGGACCCCGAAGCGATTCAAGTTCTCCGCCATTCCGCGGCGCACCTGATGGCAGCGGCGGTAATCGAGCTTTTCCCTGACGTGAAGCTGGGCATCGGGCCGCCCATCGATAACGGTTTTTTTTACGAATTTCTGCGAAGCGAACCGTTCACTCCGGAGGATCTCGAGCGCATCGAGAAAAAAATGCATGAGCTTGCGGCGAAGGATATTCCCAACGAACGAAAGCTGCTGCCCAAGCCCGAAGCGGTGAAGCTCTATCGCGAGTCGAAACAGGAGTTCAAATGCGAACTCGTGGAGGAGAAGGCTGTCGAGCCGATGGTGTCGTTTTATACGACGGGAAAATTCATCGACTTCTGCCGCGGGCCGCACATTCCTTCGACGGGGCGCATCAAGGCCTTCAAGTTGATGAACGTCGCCGGAGCTTACTGGAAGGGACACGAAGGCAATCCGCAGATGCAGCGCATTTATGCCGCCTGTTTTTATACACAGGCGGAGCTGGACGAGTACCTGCATAAGCTCGAAGAGGCGAAGCGCCGCGACCATCGCAAGCTCGGAGCCGAGCTCGATTTGTTCAGCATCCAAGAAGAAGCCGGACCTGGATTGATTTTCTGGCACCCGAAGGGCGGGCTGGTCCGCACGATCGTGGAAGACTGGCTGCGTGCGGAGCTGCAGCGGCGCGGCTATGATTTGGTTTTTACGCCGCACGTGATGCGCCTCGACTTATGGAAAACCAGCGGGCACACCGGCTTCTATCAGCAGAGCATGTTCAGCCCCATTGAAATCGAAAAGGCCGATTATCAGATCAAGCCGATGAATTGCCCGGGCCATATTTTGATTTACAAGTCGCATCTGCGCAGCTATCGCGAGCTGCCGTTGCGCTTCGCGGAATTGGGCACTGTCTATCGCTATGAGCGCACCGGCGTGCTTCACGGCCTGCTGCGCGTGCGCGGCTTTACGCAAGATGACTCGCACATTTTCTGCCGACCGGATCAAATCGAATCCGAAGTGGAAGGCTGCCTGGATTTCGCATTTGCAGTGATGAA
Encoded here:
- a CDS encoding ABC transporter permease — encoded protein: MPDNSKLKLGWSQAAISLREATNLAFDTLRAHKLRTFLTLLGVILAVTTLVSVMSVLNGLNLYVATKIANLGSNAFVVDRIGIITNYDDFLKANKRPPLRMEDYNALKDNLQYARRVAAEENTIQDVHRNEQLMEDVTVIGATPEFAEVRDFDIASGRFFTQADEDHRTPVCFIGNDLVTHLFPGVDPLGRELRVGSQQCQVIGTAKPLGTLLGQTQDSFVMLPLTTYRNVFMAADDSVTFFVEAITTDAMPAAEDEARVLLRARRHVRVQDPDNFGIIEPSSITDLWKSLTGNIFGIAVWLTSVFLVVGGIVIMNIMLASVTERTREIGLRKSLGARRRHIVLQFLMESSILSATGGLLGVLLALGIAMLVRALSPLPISTPLQAVLIALALSTGVGLFFGIYPAVRASRLDPIEALRAEA
- a CDS encoding antibiotic biosynthesis monooxygenase, which codes for MYARLTQYHVVPERLKHFQASFQTAVSHAREQRGYRALIALRGDASATSVEVRIISIWNSIEDLQAVEQNFYFYQALAKVMASSKGFPLIEGQEVLAADFGGQPGTRNDPSMSSEETQF
- a CDS encoding ABC transporter permease, with product MKQDLRENLALAFDTLRSHKTRSILAVLGVVIGVGVIIIVSALISGFKATINETIEGYGADTAYIDRFDQGPQVGRPSKQVRERPPLTLGDGQAILESCPSVQQIAISLFNWHQAHTARYGKNQVQNMDFRGTFPAYMDVYGNASLRAGRFFTESENDHREKVVVLGENIATALFPTAEDAVGKLIELDGSDFRVIGVFIKPPGGFGMNDQDVRVVIPYYTFKEMFPSAEDNGFRILARHGKVDQAVDEAREVLRRRRKVAYTAPDNFSITTQVQEEEQFNQIIGGVALVLIVLSSIGLLIGGVGVMNIMLVSVTERTREIGVRKAIGARSRDITWQFLFEAMTLTGSGGVLGVAIFSGLVMIIPHVTSMKAVVPIWAIVVGIAVSVGVGLVFGVWPAIKAAKLDPIEALRYE
- the thrS gene encoding threonine--tRNA ligase produces the protein MATLQITLPDGAKREVSSGTTPAEIARQISPRLEKEALVARVDGQLWDLSRPLEESTSLAILTPKDPEAIQVLRHSAAHLMAAAVIELFPDVKLGIGPPIDNGFFYEFLRSEPFTPEDLERIEKKMHELAAKDIPNERKLLPKPEAVKLYRESKQEFKCELVEEKAVEPMVSFYTTGKFIDFCRGPHIPSTGRIKAFKLMNVAGAYWKGHEGNPQMQRIYAACFYTQAELDEYLHKLEEAKRRDHRKLGAELDLFSIQEEAGPGLIFWHPKGGLVRTIVEDWLRAELQRRGYDLVFTPHVMRLDLWKTSGHTGFYQQSMFSPIEIEKADYQIKPMNCPGHILIYKSHLRSYRELPLRFAELGTVYRYERTGVLHGLLRVRGFTQDDSHIFCRPDQIESEVEGCLDFAFAVMKTFGFDRYEVELSDWDSLHPENYAGKAEDWTRATAALSDTLRRMKIPFKHIPGEAAFYGPKIDVKLIDAIGRPWQLTTVQFDFNLPARFALEYVGEDGARHQPLMVHRALLGSVERFFGILIEHYAGAFPAWLAPVQASVLPVSGKFSEYAKSVEEKLHGAGIRVHLDDRNEKLQAKIRDAQLQKIPYMLIVGGKEAESASVSVRHRSKGDLGPQPLEQFAAALRSEIEGKTAS